One region of Malania oleifera isolate guangnan ecotype guangnan chromosome 6, ASM2987363v1, whole genome shotgun sequence genomic DNA includes:
- the LOC131157125 gene encoding uncharacterized protein LOC131157125, which yields MISTRQILLARGAPIVGQLKRQYQFHAQENKRKTKKKNSLFFDKGFGLRLLGKSTMAIEPMGKAEGATAPLILTSGASGRINALLSLRALRTLVMMINAFVLFLLGPFRGRKRYISTKPSAMPLEKPKNVKQESHRQGAVVRVPATMIPWRRTAGAVVDQDVVARRALAVRRVIQDNDEKTMRDFSLLLTARGDTMFTQSWTPVFTNIRGLVVLLHGLNEHSGRYSDFAKKLNANGYKVYGMDWIGHGGTDGLHAYVHSLDDAVTDMKTFLEKVVAENPGLPCFCFGHSTGGAIVLKAVLDPKVEACIAGVILTSPAVGVQPSHPIFAVIAPVISFLLPRYQISAANKKGVAVSRDPEALVAKYSDPLVYTGAIRVRTGYEILRVATHLQQNLSRLRVPFLVLHGTADAITDPEASQKLYTEASSIDKTLKLFEGLLHDLLIEPEGGEIAKDIIEWLNCRLNI from the exons ATGATCAGTACAAGGCAGATTTTGCTCGCACGTGGTGCTCCGATTGTTGGTCAATTGAAGAGGCAGTACCAGTTTCATGCTCAAGAGAATAAGaggaagacgaagaagaagaatagTTTGTTCTTCGATAAGGGGTTTGGATTGAGATTGTTGGGGAAATCGACGATGGCCATCGAACCGATGGGGAAGGCGGAGGGCGCAACGGCGCCGTTGATTCTCACCTCCGGCGCTAGCGGCCGCATCAACGCGCTTCTATCGCTGCGGGCGTTGAGGACTCTGGTTATGATGATCAATGCATTCGTCTTGTTCCTGCTTGGGCCGTTCCGTGGAAGGAAGCGGTACATTTCGACGAAGCCGTCAGCGATGCCTTTGGAGAAGCCGAAGAATGTAAAGCAGGAAAGTCACCGGCAGGGGGCGGTGGTGCGAGTCCCGGCAACGATGATTCCATGGAGGAGGACAGCCGGGGCTGTGGTTGATCAGGATGTTGTGGCGAGGAGGGCGCTTGCAGTTCGAAGAGTAATTCAGGACAATGATGAGAAGACGATGAGGGATTTCTCACTTTTGCTTACGGCGAGAGGGGATACGATGTTTACGCAATCATGGACTCCGGTCTTTACCAACATCAG GGGATTGGTTGTTCTCCTGCATGGCCTAAATGAACACAG TGGCAGATACAGTGATTTTGCCAAGAAGCTGAATGCCAATGGCTACAAGGTATATGGAATGGATTGGATTG GGCATGGTGGAACTGATGGCCTGCATGCATATGTCCATTCTCTTGATGATGCTGTAACTGATATG AAAACATTCCTTGAGAAGGTTGTGGCTGAAAACCCTGGGCTTCCTTGTTTTTGCTTTGGGCACTCGACAGGTGGGGCCATTGTCCTCAAG GCTGTACTTGACCCAAAGGTGGAAGCATGCATTGCTGGTGTTATACTTACTTCACCTGCTGTGGGAGTACAGCCATCGCATCCAATTTTTGCA GTTATTGCCCCTGTTATCTCATTTTTGTTGCCTAGGTACCAAATTAGTGCTGCAAATAAAAAGGGCGTTGCAGTTTCTCGTGACCCAGAGGCACTTGTGGCCAAGTATTCGGACCCACTGGTGTACACTGGAGCCATCAGGGTAAGGACTGGTTATGAGATTCTCCGAGTTGCAACCCACTTGCAGCAAAACCTTAGCAGATTGAGAGTACCATTTCTAGTTCTCCACGGCACTGCCGATGCTATAACTGACCCGGAAGCTTCTCAAAAATTATACACAGAGGCCTCCTCAATTGACAAAACCCTTAAATTGTTTGAAGGGCTATTGCATGATCTCCTTATTGAACCCGAAGGAGGAGAAATTGCCAAGGATATAATTGAATGGTTGAATTGTAGATTAAACATTTAG